Proteins encoded in a region of the Streptomyces violaceoruber genome:
- a CDS encoding sugar phosphate isomerase/epimerase family protein codes for MSDTGLTRFSINQMTVKQLSLPELTAACRELGIGNVGLWREPVQAYGVEAAAKLVRDAGLTVTTLCRGGFLTALDPGERARALADNRRAIDEAAALGTDTLVLVSGGLPAGDKDLRAARERIADALAELGPYAERHGVRLAIEPLHPMYAADRCVVSTLAQALDLAERFPAQQVGVTVDTYHIWWDDRAPEQIARAGAGGRIHTFQLADWTTPLPEGVLNGRGQIGDGAIDMREWKGYVEAAGYTGAIEVELFNEGLWARDGREVLAETAARFAAHAGDVADTSPGK; via the coding sequence ATGAGCGACACCGGCCTGACGCGCTTCAGCATCAACCAGATGACGGTGAAGCAGCTCTCCCTGCCCGAACTGACCGCCGCCTGCCGTGAACTGGGCATCGGCAACGTCGGCCTGTGGCGCGAACCCGTGCAGGCCTACGGCGTCGAGGCCGCCGCCAAGCTGGTCCGCGACGCGGGCCTGACCGTCACCACCCTGTGCCGCGGCGGCTTCCTCACGGCGCTCGACCCCGGCGAACGCGCCAGGGCCCTGGCCGACAACCGCCGCGCCATCGACGAGGCCGCCGCCCTCGGCACCGACACCCTCGTCCTGGTCTCGGGCGGCCTCCCGGCCGGCGACAAGGACCTGCGCGCCGCCCGCGAGCGCATCGCGGACGCGCTGGCGGAGCTGGGCCCGTACGCCGAACGGCACGGTGTGCGCCTCGCCATCGAACCGCTCCACCCCATGTACGCCGCCGACCGCTGCGTGGTCTCCACCCTCGCCCAGGCCCTGGACCTCGCCGAACGCTTCCCGGCCCAGCAGGTCGGCGTCACCGTCGACACGTACCACATCTGGTGGGACGACCGGGCGCCCGAGCAGATCGCCCGGGCCGGCGCGGGCGGCCGCATCCACACCTTCCAGCTCGCCGACTGGACGACCCCGCTGCCCGAGGGCGTCCTCAACGGCCGCGGTCAGATCGGGGACGGCGCGATCGACATGCGGGAGTGGAAGGGGTACGTCGAGGCGGCCGGATACACCGGCGCCATCGAGGTCGAGCTGTTCAACGAGGGGCTGTGGGCGCGGGACGGACGGGAGGTGCTCGCCGAGACGGCGGCCCGGTTCGCCGCGCACGCGGGAGACGTCGCGGACACCTCGCCCGGAAAATAA
- a CDS encoding ABC transporter permease/substrate-binding protein, which translates to MATDTLKSKPGAQGATGGLRRLLLDNGALTALIVLVVVMSALSGDFLTADNLLNVGVQAAVTAILAFGVTFVIVSAGIDLSVGSVAALSATVLAWSATEAGMPVALAVLLSVLTGIACGLVNGFLISYGKLPPFIATLAMLSVGRGLSLVISQGSPIAFPDSVSHLGDTLGGWLPVPVLVMIVMGLITAFVLGRTYIGRSMYAIGGNEEAARLSGLRVKRQKLAIYAFSGLFAAAAGIVLASRLSSAQPQAAQGYELDAIAAVVIGGASLAGGTGKASGTLIGALILAVLRNGLNLLSVSAFWQQVVIGVVIALAVLFDTLRRKAGAVTPAAGASGGGNRGRQALTYVIAAVVAVAVVGATSLLHNGSSGGKSQKIGLSLSTLNNPFFVQIRNGAEEEAKKLGVDLTVTDAQNDASQQANQLQNFVSGSLSAVIVNPVDSDAAGPSVRSANKDDIPVIAVDRGVNKAETSALVASDNVEGGELGAKALAEKLGGKGTIVILQGQAGTSASRERGAGFAAGLKAYPGIKVVAKQPADFDRTKGLDVMTNLLQAHPDVDGVFAENDEMALGAIKALGSKAGKSVQVVGFDGTPDGLKAVQDGTLYASVAQQPKELGRIAVRNALRAAEDKKVEQTVKVPVKVVTQQNVAGFEG; encoded by the coding sequence GTGGCCACTGACACGCTCAAGAGCAAGCCGGGCGCGCAGGGCGCCACGGGCGGTCTGCGCCGCCTGCTGCTCGACAACGGCGCGCTGACCGCGCTGATCGTCCTCGTCGTCGTCATGTCGGCGCTGTCCGGGGACTTCCTGACCGCCGACAACCTCCTCAACGTCGGCGTCCAGGCCGCCGTCACCGCGATCCTCGCGTTCGGCGTCACCTTCGTCATCGTCTCGGCGGGCATCGACCTGTCGGTCGGCTCGGTCGCCGCGCTGTCGGCCACCGTGCTGGCCTGGAGCGCCACCGAGGCCGGGATGCCGGTCGCGCTCGCGGTGCTGCTGTCCGTCCTGACGGGCATCGCCTGCGGTCTGGTGAACGGTTTCCTCATCTCGTACGGCAAGCTGCCGCCGTTCATCGCGACGCTCGCCATGCTGTCGGTGGGCCGCGGTCTGTCGCTGGTCATCTCGCAGGGCTCGCCGATCGCCTTCCCGGACTCGGTCTCGCACCTCGGTGACACGCTCGGCGGGTGGCTGCCGGTGCCGGTGCTCGTGATGATCGTGATGGGGCTGATCACCGCCTTCGTCCTCGGCCGGACCTACATCGGCCGGTCCATGTACGCCATCGGCGGCAACGAGGAGGCCGCGCGGCTGTCCGGGCTGCGGGTGAAGCGGCAGAAGCTCGCCATCTACGCCTTCTCCGGCCTGTTCGCCGCAGCCGCGGGCATCGTGCTCGCCTCCCGGCTCTCCTCCGCGCAGCCGCAGGCCGCGCAGGGCTACGAGCTGGACGCCATCGCCGCCGTCGTCATCGGCGGCGCCTCGCTGGCGGGCGGCACCGGCAAGGCCTCGGGCACACTGATCGGCGCGCTGATCCTCGCGGTGCTGCGCAACGGCCTCAACCTGCTGTCCGTCTCCGCGTTCTGGCAGCAGGTCGTCATCGGTGTCGTCATCGCGCTCGCGGTGCTCTTCGACACGCTGCGCCGCAAGGCGGGCGCGGTCACTCCGGCGGCCGGGGCGTCGGGGGGCGGCAACCGAGGCAGGCAGGCACTCACGTACGTGATCGCGGCCGTCGTCGCGGTGGCCGTGGTCGGCGCGACCTCGCTGCTGCACAACGGCTCCTCCGGCGGCAAGAGCCAGAAGATAGGGCTGTCGCTGTCCACGCTGAACAACCCGTTCTTCGTGCAGATCAGGAACGGCGCGGAGGAGGAGGCGAAGAAGCTGGGCGTGGACCTGACGGTCACGGACGCCCAGAACGACGCCTCCCAGCAGGCCAACCAGCTCCAGAACTTCGTCAGCGGCAGCCTGTCCGCGGTCATCGTCAACCCGGTGGACTCCGACGCGGCCGGTCCCTCGGTGCGCTCCGCCAACAAGGACGACATCCCGGTCATCGCCGTGGACCGCGGCGTCAACAAGGCGGAGACGTCCGCGCTGGTCGCCTCCGACAACGTCGAGGGCGGTGAGCTGGGCGCCAAGGCGCTCGCCGAGAAGCTCGGCGGCAAGGGCACCATCGTCATCCTCCAGGGCCAGGCCGGCACCTCCGCCAGCCGGGAGCGCGGGGCGGGCTTCGCGGCCGGGCTCAAGGCGTACCCGGGCATCAAGGTCGTCGCCAAGCAGCCCGCGGACTTCGACCGCACCAAGGGCCTGGACGTGATGACGAACCTGCTCCAGGCGCACCCGGACGTCGACGGCGTCTTCGCGGAGAACGACGAGATGGCGCTGGGCGCGATCAAGGCACTGGGTTCCAAGGCCGGCAAGTCGGTCCAGGTCGTCGGCTTCGACGGCACCCCGGACGGGCTGAAGGCGGTCCAGGACGGCACGTTGTACGCGTCGGTGGCGCAGCAGCCGAAGGAACTGGGCAGGATCGCCGTACGGAACGCGCTGCGGGCGGCCGAGGACAAGAAGGTGGAGCAGACGGTGAAGGTGCCCGTGAAGGTCGTCACCCAGCAGAACGTGGCGGGTTTCGAGGGCTGA
- a CDS encoding ribokinase yields MYDYDLLVVGSANADLVIGVERRPAAGETVLGSDLAVHPGGKGGNQAVAAARLGARTALLARVGDDDYGRLLLDSQRAAGVDTVGVLVGGAPTGVALITVDPSGDNSIVVSPGANGRLAPGDVRAAASLFHASRVVSTQLEIPLETVVEVVRSLAPDSRFVLNPSPPRPLPQEVLTACDPLIVNEHEAKVILGDSLVGERPEDWARVLLAKGPRSVVVTLGAEGALVASAAGGVVRVPSVKVDAVDTTGAGDAFTAALAWRLGTGESLADAAAYAARVGAAAVTKAGAQESYPTAAEAEDLGAGAL; encoded by the coding sequence ATGTACGACTACGACCTGCTGGTCGTCGGGTCGGCCAACGCCGACCTGGTGATCGGTGTCGAGCGGCGGCCGGCGGCGGGCGAGACGGTGCTCGGCTCCGACCTGGCCGTCCACCCGGGCGGCAAGGGCGGCAACCAGGCCGTCGCCGCCGCCCGGCTCGGCGCCCGTACGGCCCTGCTGGCCCGGGTGGGCGACGACGACTACGGGCGGCTGCTGCTGGACTCGCAGCGGGCGGCCGGTGTCGACACCGTCGGCGTGCTGGTGGGCGGCGCCCCGACCGGCGTCGCGCTGATCACCGTCGACCCGTCCGGGGACAACAGCATCGTGGTCTCGCCGGGCGCCAACGGCCGGCTGGCGCCGGGCGACGTCCGGGCCGCGGCCAGCCTCTTCCACGCCTCCCGGGTGGTCTCCACGCAGTTGGAGATCCCGCTGGAGACGGTCGTGGAGGTGGTCCGCTCGCTCGCGCCGGACAGCCGTTTCGTGCTGAACCCGTCGCCGCCGCGGCCGCTTCCGCAGGAGGTGCTGACCGCCTGCGACCCGCTGATCGTCAACGAGCACGAGGCGAAGGTGATCCTCGGCGACTCCCTGGTCGGCGAGCGCCCCGAGGACTGGGCCCGCGTCCTGCTGGCCAAGGGGCCGCGCTCGGTGGTCGTGACGCTGGGCGCCGAGGGCGCGCTGGTCGCGTCGGCGGCCGGGGGCGTGGTCCGGGTGCCGTCGGTGAAGGTGGACGCCGTGGACACGACGGGCGCCGGTGACGCGTTCACCGCGGCGCTGGCCTGGCGGCTCGGCACCGGCGAGTCGCTCGCCGACGCGGCGGCGTACGCGGCCCGGGTGGGCGCGGCGGCGGTCACGAAGGCGGGGGCGCAGGAGTCGTACCCGACGGCGGCGGAGGCCGAGGACCTGGGGGCCGGGGCACTGTGA
- a CDS encoding dihydrodipicolinate synthase family protein: MTLHLPGADGTLRAYEPRTEPLPALRATSGSAFSSRTVFSAAHVVADPYADTTPDGPAAVDWDATLAFRRHLWSHGLGVAEAMDTAQRGMGLDWPTAAELIRRSAAEARATGGRIACGVGTDQLTATAATAATLADVRSAYEEQLAVVEESGAQAILMASRALAATAQGPDDYLEVYGHLLRQAAEPVILHWLGPMFDPALEGYWGSSDLDAATDTFLEVIAAHPDKVDGIKVSLLDAQREIDLRRRLPRGVRCYTGDDFNYPELIAGDEQGFSHALLGIFDPLGPLAAEAVRVLDTGDTDGFRALLDPTVELSRHLFRAPTRYYKTGVVFLAWLAGHQSHFTMVGGLQSARSLPHLARAYELADGLGLFPDPKPAEERMRNLLALYGVNA, from the coding sequence GTGACCCTCCACCTGCCGGGCGCCGACGGCACCCTGCGCGCCTACGAGCCGCGCACCGAGCCCCTGCCGGCGCTCCGGGCGACCTCAGGAAGCGCTTTCTCCTCCCGTACGGTCTTCTCCGCCGCGCACGTCGTCGCCGACCCGTACGCGGACACCACCCCCGACGGGCCCGCCGCCGTCGACTGGGACGCCACCCTCGCCTTCCGCCGCCACCTGTGGTCCCACGGACTCGGCGTCGCCGAGGCGATGGACACCGCCCAGCGCGGCATGGGCCTGGACTGGCCCACGGCGGCGGAACTGATCCGCCGCTCCGCCGCCGAGGCGAGGGCGACCGGCGGCCGCATCGCCTGCGGCGTCGGCACGGACCAGCTGACCGCGACCGCCGCGACCGCCGCGACCCTCGCGGACGTCCGGTCGGCCTACGAGGAACAGCTCGCCGTCGTCGAGGAGTCGGGCGCCCAGGCCATCCTCATGGCCTCCCGCGCCCTCGCCGCCACCGCGCAGGGCCCGGACGACTACCTGGAGGTCTACGGCCACCTGCTCCGCCAGGCCGCCGAACCCGTGATCCTGCACTGGCTGGGCCCGATGTTCGACCCGGCCCTGGAGGGCTACTGGGGCTCGTCCGACCTGGACGCGGCGACCGACACCTTCCTGGAGGTCATCGCCGCCCACCCCGACAAGGTCGACGGCATCAAGGTCTCCCTGCTGGACGCGCAGCGCGAGATCGACCTGCGCCGCCGCCTGCCGCGGGGCGTGCGCTGCTACACCGGCGACGACTTCAACTACCCGGAGCTGATCGCGGGCGACGAGCAGGGCTTCAGCCACGCCCTGCTCGGCATCTTCGACCCGCTGGGCCCGCTGGCCGCCGAGGCGGTCCGGGTGCTCGACACCGGGGACACGGACGGCTTCCGCGCCCTGCTCGACCCCACCGTCGAACTCTCCCGCCACCTCTTCCGGGCACCCACCCGCTACTACAAGACGGGCGTGGTCTTCCTGGCCTGGCTGGCCGGCCACCAGAGCCACTTCACGATGGTCGGCGGCCTCCAGTCGGCCCGCTCCCTGCCGCACCTCGCCCGCGCCTACGAACTCGCCGACGGACTCGGCCTGTTCCCCGACCCGAAACCGGCCGAGGAGCGCATGCGGAACCTGCTCGCCCTGTACGGGGTGAACGCATGA
- a CDS encoding RNA polymerase sigma-70 factor, with protein sequence MHETPPEPNEREKLVTSENSGREQDGATEAFVAHRNLLFTVAYEMLGSAADAEDVLQETWLKWAGVDLDTVRDRRAYLVRITTRQALNRLRTLGRRKESYVGSWLPEPLLTTPDVAEDVELADSVSMAMMLVMETLAPTERAVFVLREVFDLGYDEIAEAVEKSPAAVRQIAHRARAHVAARRPRGAVSATESREALAAFQRAVETGDLQGLLDILSPDVVLLGDGGGIKQAVLRPVVGADKVARLMLGGLVKLDMEMRMDPAQVNGHPALVIRLDGELDTVVAVRLDEGRITGLYAVRNPEKLSYMREEATLSR encoded by the coding sequence GTGCACGAGACACCGCCGGAACCGAACGAACGGGAGAAGCTGGTGACCAGCGAGAACAGCGGCCGCGAACAGGACGGCGCCACGGAGGCCTTCGTCGCCCACCGCAACCTGCTCTTCACCGTCGCCTACGAGATGCTCGGCTCCGCCGCCGACGCGGAGGACGTCCTCCAGGAGACCTGGCTGAAGTGGGCGGGAGTCGACCTCGACACGGTGCGCGACCGGCGCGCGTACCTGGTCCGCATCACCACCCGCCAGGCCCTGAACCGGCTGCGTACGCTGGGCCGCCGCAAGGAGTCCTACGTCGGCTCCTGGCTGCCCGAGCCGTTGCTCACCACGCCCGACGTGGCCGAGGACGTCGAGCTGGCCGACAGCGTGTCGATGGCGATGATGCTGGTCATGGAGACACTCGCGCCGACCGAGCGGGCGGTGTTCGTGCTGCGCGAGGTGTTCGACCTCGGCTACGACGAGATCGCCGAGGCGGTGGAGAAGAGCCCCGCCGCCGTCCGGCAGATCGCGCACCGGGCCCGCGCGCACGTCGCGGCCCGCCGGCCGCGCGGGGCGGTCTCGGCGACCGAGTCCCGGGAGGCGCTCGCGGCCTTCCAGCGCGCGGTCGAGACGGGCGACCTCCAGGGCCTGCTCGACATCCTCTCCCCGGACGTCGTCCTGCTCGGCGACGGCGGCGGCATCAAGCAGGCGGTCCTGCGGCCCGTCGTCGGCGCCGACAAGGTGGCCCGCCTCATGCTGGGCGGCCTGGTCAAGCTGGACATGGAGATGAGGATGGACCCGGCCCAGGTCAACGGGCACCCCGCGCTGGTCATCCGGCTCGACGGCGAACTCGACACCGTGGTGGCGGTGCGCCTCGACGAAGGCCGCATCACCGGGCTCTACGCGGTGCGCAACCCGGAGAAGCTGTCGTACATGCGTGAGGAGGCGACCCTGAGCCGGTGA
- a CDS encoding sugar ABC transporter ATP-binding protein — MSSRSPDELLRIEGIRKTFPGVVALDSVDFDLRQGEVHVLLGENGAGKSTLIKMLSGAYTPDAGRILAGGEEVRIHGAQDSERLGIATIYQEFNLVPDLTVAENIFLGRQPRRLGMIDRKRMDADAEVLLKRVGVNVSPRARVRELGIARLQMVEIAKALSLDARVLIMDEPTAVLTSEEVDKLFAIVRRLREDGVGIVFITHHLEEIAALGDRVTVIRDGRSVGQVPASTPEDELVRLMVGRSIEQQYPRERTDAGEALLKVEGLTRDGVFHDVGFEVRAGEVVGIAGLVGAGRTEVVRAVFGADPYDAGTVHVAGAPLRRHDVNAAMAAGIGLVPEDRKGQGLVLDASVEENLGLVTLRSTARAGLVDLKGQHTAAERIAGQLGVRMAGLGQHVRTLSGGNQQKVVIGKWLLANTKVLILDEPTRGIDVGAKVEIYQLINELTAAGAAVLMISSDLPEVLGMSDRVVVMAQGRVAGELTAEQATQDAVMALAVSTHTGNSPHSGGTDGTEASRGH, encoded by the coding sequence GTGAGCAGCCGCAGTCCGGACGAGTTGCTGCGCATCGAGGGCATCCGCAAGACCTTCCCCGGCGTGGTCGCGCTCGACAGCGTCGACTTCGACCTGCGCCAGGGCGAGGTGCACGTGCTCCTCGGTGAGAACGGCGCGGGCAAGAGCACGCTCATCAAGATGCTCTCCGGCGCCTACACGCCCGACGCCGGGCGGATCCTGGCCGGTGGCGAGGAGGTGCGCATCCACGGTGCGCAGGACTCCGAGCGCCTCGGGATCGCCACCATCTACCAGGAGTTCAACCTGGTCCCCGACCTGACGGTGGCCGAGAACATCTTCCTGGGGCGCCAGCCCCGCCGGCTCGGCATGATCGACCGGAAGCGGATGGACGCCGACGCGGAGGTGCTGCTGAAGCGGGTGGGGGTCAACGTGTCTCCCCGTGCGCGGGTGCGTGAACTCGGCATCGCGCGGCTCCAGATGGTCGAGATCGCCAAGGCGCTCAGCCTCGACGCGCGCGTGCTCATCATGGACGAGCCGACCGCCGTACTGACCTCCGAGGAGGTCGACAAGCTGTTCGCCATCGTGCGGCGGCTGCGCGAGGACGGCGTCGGGATCGTCTTCATCACCCACCACCTGGAGGAGATCGCCGCGCTCGGCGACCGGGTCACCGTCATCCGGGACGGCAGGAGCGTCGGGCAGGTGCCCGCCTCCACGCCCGAGGACGAGCTGGTCCGGCTCATGGTGGGGCGGTCGATCGAGCAGCAGTACCCGCGCGAGCGGACCGACGCCGGTGAGGCGCTGCTCAAGGTGGAGGGGCTGACGAGGGACGGTGTCTTCCACGACGTCGGCTTCGAGGTGCGGGCCGGTGAGGTCGTCGGCATCGCGGGGCTGGTCGGGGCCGGGCGGACGGAGGTGGTGCGGGCGGTGTTCGGCGCCGATCCGTACGACGCCGGGACCGTGCACGTCGCCGGTGCGCCGCTGCGGCGGCACGACGTGAACGCCGCCATGGCCGCCGGGATCGGGCTGGTGCCCGAGGACCGCAAGGGGCAGGGGCTCGTCCTCGACGCCTCCGTCGAGGAGAACCTCGGGCTCGTCACGCTCCGGTCCACCGCCCGCGCCGGGCTCGTCGACCTCAAGGGGCAGCACACGGCGGCCGAGCGGATCGCCGGACAGCTCGGCGTGCGGATGGCCGGGCTCGGCCAGCACGTGCGCACGCTGTCCGGCGGCAACCAGCAGAAGGTCGTCATCGGCAAGTGGCTGCTGGCGAACACCAAGGTGCTGATCCTCGACGAGCCGACGCGCGGCATCGACGTCGGCGCCAAGGTCGAGATCTACCAGCTCATCAACGAACTGACGGCCGCCGGTGCCGCCGTGCTCATGATCTCCAGCGATCTGCCGGAGGTGCTCGGCATGAGCGACCGCGTGGTCGTCATGGCGCAGGGGCGCGTCGCGGGTGAACTCACCGCCGAACAGGCCACTCAGGACGCCGTGATGGCGCTCGCCGTCAGTACGCACACCGGCAACTCCCCGCACAGCGGCGGAACGGATGGAACGGAGGCCTCCCGTGGCCACTGA
- a CDS encoding ATP-binding protein, with amino-acid sequence MPENEPWEYSLYIPNDLRAVTISRRTLRLVLTMHGLIRLVDVAELLATELVSNAVRHTKGPAALRIRWSPPGTLRIGAWDADPEPPEPPARFERVAELEEGRGLALVRACADVWGWHPLARHGNRGKYVWCELAAA; translated from the coding sequence ATGCCCGAAAACGAACCCTGGGAGTACTCCCTCTACATCCCCAACGACCTGCGCGCCGTCACCATCAGCCGCCGTACCCTCCGCCTGGTCCTCACCATGCACGGCCTGATCCGCCTCGTCGACGTCGCCGAACTGCTGGCAACGGAGCTGGTCTCCAACGCCGTACGGCACACCAAGGGCCCCGCCGCCCTCCGCATCCGCTGGTCGCCGCCGGGCACACTGCGGATCGGGGCGTGGGACGCGGATCCCGAACCGCCCGAGCCGCCCGCGCGGTTCGAGAGGGTGGCGGAGCTGGAGGAGGGTCGCGGGCTGGCGCTGGTGCGGGCCTGCGCGGACGTCTGGGGGTGGCACCCGCTGGCCAGACACGGCAACCGGGGCAAGTACGTGTGGTGCGAGCTGGCGGCGGCCTGA
- the rbsD gene encoding D-ribose pyranase → MKKAGILNRHLAGALAELGHGDGVLVCDAGMPVPDGPRVVDLAFRAGVPSFAEVVDGLLAELVVEGATAATEVREANAECAALLDGLFPALALVPHERLKELSAGARLIVRTGEARPYANVLLRCGVFF, encoded by the coding sequence GTGAAGAAGGCAGGCATACTCAACCGCCACCTCGCGGGGGCGCTCGCCGAGCTGGGCCACGGGGACGGCGTCCTGGTGTGCGACGCGGGGATGCCCGTTCCGGACGGGCCGCGCGTCGTCGACCTGGCCTTCCGGGCCGGGGTGCCGTCGTTCGCGGAGGTGGTGGACGGCCTGCTCGCCGAGCTGGTCGTCGAGGGCGCGACGGCGGCCACGGAGGTCCGGGAGGCGAACGCCGAGTGCGCCGCCCTGCTCGACGGGCTCTTCCCCGCGCTCGCACTCGTCCCGCACGAGCGGCTCAAGGAGCTGTCGGCGGGCGCGCGGCTGATCGTGCGCACCGGGGAGGCGCGGCCGTACGCCAATGTGCTGCTGCGGTGCGGGGTCTTCTTCTGA
- a CDS encoding carboxymuconolactone decarboxylase family protein, with protein MDTRFNLFENEFAGRFTKRFAGMGVLMHESPLPKATQELVSLRASQINGCGHCIDMHVKEAAAAGESAVRLHLVAAWRESTVFTEAEQAALALAEEGTRLADAHEGVSDETWALVRKHYDDDQVAALICLVAMINAANRLAVITHQKGGSYEAGMFAAAVG; from the coding sequence ATGGACACCCGATTCAATCTGTTCGAGAACGAGTTCGCCGGTCGGTTCACGAAGCGGTTCGCCGGCATGGGCGTGCTGATGCACGAGTCGCCGCTGCCGAAGGCCACGCAGGAACTGGTCTCGCTGCGGGCCAGCCAGATCAACGGCTGCGGCCACTGCATCGACATGCACGTCAAGGAGGCCGCGGCCGCCGGGGAGAGCGCGGTCCGGCTGCACCTGGTCGCCGCCTGGCGCGAGTCCACCGTGTTCACCGAGGCCGAGCAGGCGGCGCTGGCCCTCGCCGAGGAAGGCACCCGGCTCGCCGACGCCCACGAGGGCGTGTCCGACGAGACGTGGGCGCTGGTGCGCAAGCACTACGACGACGACCAGGTCGCCGCGCTGATCTGCCTGGTCGCCATGATCAACGCGGCCAACCGGCTCGCCGTGATCACGCACCAGAAGGGCGGCTCGTACGAGGCGGGGATGTTCGCGGCGGCGGTGGGCTGA
- a CDS encoding LacI family DNA-binding transcriptional regulator, giving the protein MASIKDVAAEAGVSVATVSRALNGHPSVSAAARARVLAAVETLGYRPNALARSLRTDQTRTLGLVISDVMNPYFTELARSVEEEARALGYSVIIGNADERPDLQDHHVTTLLDRRIDGLLVSPTDGGSPRMLDAARAGTPMVFVDRWIPGVDVPVVRSDGRAAVRDLVAHLHGLGHRRLAIIAGPAATTTGRERVDAFREALGAYGLPLPDAYIGQGDFQAGSGRRVTEGFLDLPEPPEVVFAADNLMALGALDAVRARGLRVPEDVGLAAFDDIPWFVHTDPPVTAIAQPTRELGRAAVRALVERIAGRAGESVTLPARLVVRRSCGEPPSEPHPPSPSPVRRSTP; this is encoded by the coding sequence ATGGCGAGCATCAAGGACGTCGCCGCCGAAGCGGGCGTGTCCGTCGCGACGGTCTCCCGGGCGCTCAACGGCCACCCGTCGGTCAGCGCCGCCGCACGCGCCCGCGTGCTGGCCGCCGTCGAGACGCTGGGCTACCGTCCGAACGCCCTCGCCAGGTCGCTGCGCACCGACCAGACCCGCACCCTCGGCCTGGTCATCAGCGACGTGATGAACCCGTACTTCACCGAGCTGGCCCGTTCCGTCGAGGAGGAGGCCCGCGCGCTCGGCTACAGCGTCATCATCGGCAACGCCGACGAGCGGCCCGACCTCCAGGACCACCACGTCACCACGCTCCTGGACCGGCGGATCGACGGGCTGCTCGTCTCCCCCACCGACGGGGGCTCCCCGCGCATGCTGGACGCCGCGCGGGCCGGGACGCCGATGGTCTTCGTCGACCGGTGGATCCCCGGCGTGGACGTGCCCGTCGTCAGGTCGGACGGGCGGGCGGCCGTACGGGATCTCGTCGCGCATCTGCACGGGCTCGGGCACCGGCGGCTCGCGATCATCGCGGGGCCCGCCGCCACGACCACCGGACGCGAGCGCGTCGACGCCTTCCGGGAGGCGCTCGGCGCGTACGGGCTTCCCCTGCCCGACGCCTACATCGGCCAGGGCGACTTCCAGGCCGGCAGCGGGCGCCGGGTCACCGAGGGCTTCCTCGACCTGCCCGAGCCGCCCGAGGTCGTCTTCGCCGCCGACAACCTGATGGCCCTCGGCGCGCTGGACGCCGTACGGGCGCGCGGGCTGCGGGTCCCCGAGGACGTCGGGCTCGCCGCGTTCGACGACATCCCGTGGTTCGTGCACACCGATCCGCCGGTCACCGCGATCGCCCAGCCCACCCGCGAGCTGGGGCGGGCGGCCGTACGCGCGCTCGTCGAGCGGATCGCGGGGCGGGCCGGCGAGTCGGTGACCCTTCCGGCCCGGCTCGTCGTGCGCCGCTCGTGCGGCGAGCCGCCCTCCGAACCACACCCCCCGTCCCCGTCCCCCGTACGAAGGAGTACGCCGTGA
- a CDS encoding helix-turn-helix domain-containing protein: MVLRRECTARQLRLAVELRRLRDAAGLSAVEAAALLGVNRVQISHIESGLAGVSEERLRRLAAHYSCTDEAFVDALVVMATDRTRGWWEEYRGLLPTPFLDIAELEHHSTFRRDVEFLFIPGLLQTEDYARAAFSSRVPELPHAELELRVRHRMQRKVVLEAPVPYESLIHEAALRIRVGDRVTARTQLARVLELSEADHISVRVIPFDLDGFGGAWSPMMLAGGSVPRLDTAVRDAPHGTGFIDSEAQLGVFRTVFRRVKDASLDPSRSRDLIHRLAKEL, from the coding sequence ATGGTCCTGCGCCGGGAATGCACCGCACGTCAGTTGCGTCTCGCGGTCGAGTTGCGGAGGCTACGAGACGCGGCAGGGCTCTCCGCCGTCGAGGCGGCGGCACTGCTCGGGGTGAACCGCGTGCAGATCAGTCACATCGAGTCCGGCCTCGCGGGCGTGAGTGAGGAGCGCCTGCGTCGTCTCGCGGCGCACTATTCCTGCACCGACGAGGCATTCGTCGACGCCCTCGTCGTCATGGCGACGGATCGGACGCGTGGCTGGTGGGAGGAGTACCGAGGGCTCCTGCCGACACCCTTTCTGGACATCGCCGAGTTGGAACACCACTCCACCTTCCGTCGGGACGTGGAGTTCTTGTTCATCCCGGGCCTGCTTCAGACGGAGGACTACGCCCGAGCGGCCTTCTCGTCCCGGGTGCCCGAACTTCCGCACGCGGAGCTGGAGCTGCGAGTTCGCCATCGGATGCAGCGGAAGGTGGTTCTCGAAGCCCCGGTGCCGTACGAGTCCCTCATCCATGAGGCGGCGCTGCGTATCAGGGTCGGCGATCGCGTCACCGCGCGAACCCAGCTCGCCCGGGTCCTGGAACTTTCCGAAGCCGATCACATCAGCGTGCGTGTCATTCCCTTCGATCTGGACGGTTTCGGCGGTGCCTGGAGCCCCATGATGTTGGCCGGCGGGAGCGTGCCCCGACTGGACACGGCCGTTCGCGACGCACCACACGGCACCGGCTTCATCGATTCCGAGGCCCAACTCGGCGTCTTCCGAACAGTCTTCCGTAGAGTGAAGGATGCATCGCTCGACCCAAGCCGGTCGCGTGACCTCATCCACAGACTGGCCAAGGAACTGTGA